A stretch of the Sulfurospirillum sp. UCH001 genome encodes the following:
- a CDS encoding aryl-sulfate sulfotransferase: MRVRKMLSSAIVAGLVLSVVPTMSFAIGGASGPKVDYAVPGKIGEVVVNPYEIAPLTAVIRSGGYDLKDVSVRIVPKPGGQEIKYKVTDQNVMTHGGIPVFGLYADYQNTVEVEYSKSVNNGKPEQVKETYKIYTTGVYSDPNGLATTKASLFSSADVVKVDKEFSDRLYFVNNFLPKAGKGTRAVWNNPMGGALEWNYYPQNFIVDTKGEVRWFMNAQPIYDINSIYKAGVMMGFKQNVDGAMTWGYGQRYVKYDIMGKEIFNRQLPAGYNDFSHSLDVSPNGHYFMRVGSANQKRLDGKNVRTVRDVIIEVDPQSGKVLDEWKLYSILDPYRDVNMKVLDQGAVCLNIDASKAGHTLSAEELAKQDASDKFGDVVGSGPGRNWAHVNSVDHDAEDDSIIISSRHQSAMIKVGRDKQVKWILGSPEGWNAKYKDKLLTPVDSKGNKIDCGPSGSKCPGYESDKGGFDWTWTQHTAFKIDSKSKGDILYLSAFDNGDSRGMEQPAMPSMKYSRAVIYKIDQKKMTVEQVWEFGKERGNKWYSPVTSITEYQTDKDSVFTYSATAGADFDIATGGFKSDPNPFIMEFKYGAKQPSVEIQLKDTTGYQAMPFSVEKAFSK, from the coding sequence ATGAGAGTCCGTAAAATGTTGTCATCTGCCATTGTTGCAGGTCTTGTCTTGAGCGTCGTTCCAACGATGTCCTTTGCAATCGGTGGAGCTAGTGGTCCAAAAGTAGATTACGCGGTTCCGGGAAAAATTGGTGAAGTGGTTGTTAACCCTTATGAAATTGCTCCACTTACTGCGGTTATTCGTAGTGGTGGTTACGATCTTAAAGATGTTTCTGTACGCATTGTCCCAAAACCAGGTGGTCAAGAAATTAAGTACAAGGTTACTGATCAAAACGTTATGACACATGGCGGTATTCCTGTATTTGGTCTCTATGCAGATTATCAAAATACTGTTGAAGTAGAGTATTCAAAAAGCGTCAATAACGGCAAACCAGAACAAGTTAAAGAAACTTACAAAATCTATACAACCGGTGTTTATTCTGATCCAAATGGTTTAGCAACAACCAAAGCATCACTTTTCTCATCAGCTGATGTTGTAAAAGTTGATAAAGAGTTTTCAGACAGACTTTACTTTGTAAACAACTTCCTTCCAAAAGCAGGAAAAGGAACACGTGCAGTTTGGAACAACCCTATGGGTGGTGCTTTAGAGTGGAACTACTATCCACAAAACTTCATCGTTGATACCAAAGGTGAAGTACGCTGGTTTATGAACGCACAGCCAATTTATGACATCAACTCAATTTACAAAGCGGGTGTTATGATGGGCTTCAAACAAAATGTTGACGGTGCTATGACATGGGGTTATGGTCAACGTTATGTGAAGTATGACATCATGGGTAAAGAGATTTTCAATCGCCAACTCCCAGCAGGTTATAATGACTTTTCACACTCACTTGACGTTTCTCCAAACGGACACTACTTTATGCGTGTTGGTAGTGCTAACCAAAAACGTTTAGATGGTAAAAACGTTAGAACTGTAAGAGACGTGATCATCGAAGTTGATCCACAAAGCGGAAAAGTACTTGACGAGTGGAAACTTTACTCTATTCTTGATCCATACAGAGATGTTAACATGAAAGTTCTTGACCAAGGTGCTGTATGTTTAAATATCGATGCATCTAAAGCAGGACATACTCTTTCTGCTGAAGAGTTAGCAAAACAAGATGCTTCTGATAAATTTGGTGATGTTGTAGGTTCTGGTCCTGGACGTAACTGGGCACACGTTAACAGTGTTGACCACGATGCGGAAGACGATTCTATCATCATCAGCTCACGCCACCAATCTGCAATGATCAAAGTTGGTCGTGATAAACAAGTTAAATGGATCTTAGGTAGCCCAGAAGGCTGGAACGCTAAATATAAAGATAAACTATTAACACCAGTTGATTCAAAAGGCAATAAAATTGATTGTGGACCAAGCGGTTCAAAATGTCCTGGTTACGAGAGTGACAAAGGTGGCTTTGACTGGACATGGACACAACATACAGCATTTAAAATCGATTCAAAATCAAAAGGTGACATCCTTTATCTAAGCGCATTTGACAATGGTGATAGCCGTGGTATGGAACAACCTGCAATGCCAAGTATGAAATACTCTCGTGCGGTTATTTATAAAATTGATCAAAAGAAAATGACTGTTGAGCAAGTATGGGAATTTGGTAAAGAAAGAGGTAACAAATGGTACAGCCCTGTTACATCTATCACTGAGTATCAAACCGATAAAGACTCTGTCTTTACTTACTCTGCAACAGCAGGTGCTGATTTTGATATCGCAACAGGTGGATTCAAATCTGATCCAAATCCATTCATTATGGAATTCAAATACGGTGCAAAACAACCATCTGTTGAAATCCAACTCAAAGATACAACCGGCTATCAAGCAATGCCATTTAGTGTCGAAAAAGCATTCTCCAAATAA
- a CDS encoding aryl-sulfate sulfotransferase, translating into MRVSKMVSSALVAGLLIAVIPSSMIAAQGASGPVTFKGEGQIGAVFMDPYGVAPLTAVIKSAGYTLTDASVTVKGKGEKGLPISYKVGDTKILQHGGIPVFGLYPDFVNTVEVSYKKHNPGKDGKIDDVKETYKIYAPPVITYGSGTRQTSALPTAVVVKPADKSVKDKLYLMDHLSGVLPNSSQVVWNNPSGGALEWDNSSYVWIIDTNGDIRWYLNVDKFRDPKDLRKKGNMMGFDQTKDGSLVWGMSQSYMKYDLLGREIFNRELPANYVDFSHHMEETEKGTYLLRVASADFKRKDGKNIRTVRDVIVEVDKDGNVMDEWNINTILDPYRDNNLLAMDQGAVCLNIDASQAGHTKSKEEMEGPNSPFGDVTGVGPGRNWAHVNSVNYDATDDSIILSVRNQSATVKIGRDKKVKWIIASPEGWNKELASKLLTPIDAKGNKIDCGPTGSKCPGYENPKGGFDWTWTQHTSYKINEKSKPGKVHVSVFDNGDSRGMEQPAMMSMKYSRAVEYVVDEKNMTVQQVWEFGKERGFEWYSPITSVVEYQPKTDSMMVYSAVAGLGDVKKFRKGEQELTPFLHEFKYGTTDSLLEMKFINGNHTIGYRALSVDLQSAFK; encoded by the coding sequence ATGAGAGTGAGTAAAATGGTATCCTCCGCGCTAGTGGCAGGACTATTGATAGCTGTTATACCTTCAAGTATGATAGCAGCACAAGGTGCAAGCGGTCCAGTAACTTTCAAAGGTGAAGGACAAATAGGTGCTGTCTTTATGGATCCATATGGAGTTGCTCCATTAACAGCGGTAATTAAATCAGCCGGCTATACTTTAACAGATGCTTCAGTAACAGTAAAAGGCAAAGGAGAAAAAGGATTACCTATTTCTTATAAAGTTGGCGATACTAAGATTTTACAGCATGGTGGTATCCCTGTATTTGGTTTATATCCAGATTTTGTCAACACCGTTGAAGTCAGCTACAAAAAACACAATCCTGGTAAAGATGGAAAAATTGATGATGTCAAAGAAACCTATAAAATTTATGCACCACCTGTAATTACATATGGATCAGGAACACGACAAACTTCTGCTCTCCCAACAGCTGTTGTTGTTAAGCCTGCAGATAAAAGCGTGAAAGATAAACTCTATCTTATGGACCATCTATCAGGTGTTTTACCTAATTCCTCACAAGTTGTTTGGAATAATCCATCTGGTGGAGCACTCGAATGGGATAACTCGTCTTATGTTTGGATCATTGATACCAATGGTGATATAAGATGGTATTTGAATGTTGATAAATTTAGAGACCCTAAAGACCTTCGCAAAAAAGGTAATATGATGGGCTTTGATCAAACAAAAGATGGTTCATTGGTCTGGGGTATGAGTCAATCATATATGAAATATGACCTTCTTGGTAGAGAAATTTTCAACAGAGAACTCCCTGCCAACTACGTTGACTTTAGCCATCACATGGAAGAGACAGAAAAAGGTACCTATTTATTACGTGTAGCTTCTGCTGATTTTAAACGTAAAGATGGCAAAAATATTCGTACTGTAAGGGACGTGATTGTTGAGGTCGATAAAGATGGTAATGTAATGGATGAATGGAATATTAATACCATTCTTGACCCATACAGAGACAATAACCTACTTGCAATGGATCAAGGTGCCGTTTGTCTGAATATCGATGCTTCACAGGCAGGACACACAAAATCAAAAGAAGAAATGGAAGGACCTAACTCTCCATTTGGTGATGTTACAGGCGTTGGGCCAGGACGTAACTGGGCACATGTTAACTCTGTAAATTATGATGCAACTGATGATTCAATTATTTTGTCAGTCAGAAACCAAAGTGCTACTGTTAAAATCGGTAGAGATAAAAAAGTAAAATGGATTATCGCAAGTCCAGAAGGTTGGAATAAAGAACTCGCAAGCAAGCTGTTGACACCAATTGATGCAAAAGGTAATAAGATTGATTGTGGACCTACCGGTTCAAAATGCCCAGGGTATGAAAATCCAAAAGGTGGCTTTGACTGGACATGGACACAACATACGTCTTACAAAATCAATGAAAAGTCAAAACCTGGTAAAGTCCATGTAAGCGTCTTCGATAATGGTGATAGCCGTGGTATGGAACAACCTGCAATGATGAGTATGAAATATTCTCGTGCCGTTGAATACGTTGTTGATGAAAAAAACATGACAGTACAACAAGTTTGGGAGTTTGGTAAAGAGAGAGGCTTTGAGTGGTATAGTCCAATTACCTCTGTTGTTGAGTACCAACCAAAAACAGATTCAATGATGGTCTACTCTGCTGTTGCTGGCTTAGGTGATGTTAAAAAATTCCGTAAAGGTGAGCAAGAATTAACACCATTTTTGCATGAATTTAAGTATGGAACAACCGATTCCTTACTTGAAATGAAATTTATTAATGGCAATCATACGATCGGATATCGTGCTCTCTCTGTTGATTTGCAATCTGCTTTTAAATAA